One genomic segment of Macaca fascicularis isolate 582-1 chromosome 19, T2T-MFA8v1.1 includes these proteins:
- the CTU1 gene encoding cytoplasmic tRNA 2-thiolation protein 1: protein MPAPPCASCHASRAALRRPRSGQALCGACFCAAFEAEVLHTVLAGRLLPPGAVVAVGASGGKDSTVLAHVLRALTPRLGISLQLVAVDEGIGGYRDAALAAVRRQAARWELPLTVVAYEDLFGGWTMDAVARSTAGSGRSRSCCTFCGVLRRRALEEGARRVGATHIVTGHNADDMAETVLMNFLRGDAGRLARGGGLGSPGEGGALPRCRPLQFASQKEVVLYAHFRRLDYFSEECVYAPEAFRGHARDLLKRLEAARPSAVLDLVHSAERLALAPAARTPRPGACSRCGALASRALCQACALLDGLNRGRPRLAIGKGRRGLDEEAMPGTPGDPARAPTSKAVPTF from the exons ATGCCCGCCCCGCCGTGCGCCTCCTGCCATGCCTCACGCGCCGCCCTCCGCCGTCCGCGCTCGGGCCAAGCGCTGTGCGGTGCCTGCTTCTGCGCCGCCTTCGAGGCCGAGGTGCTGCACACGGTGCTCGCCGGCCGCCTGctgccgccgggcgcggtggtggcgGTGGGCGCCTCGGGCGGCAAGGACTCCACCGTGCTGGCGCACGTGCTGCGTGCGCTGACGCCGCGCCTGGGCATCTCACTGCAGCTCGTGGCCGTCGACGAGGGCATCGGTGGCTACCGGGACGCGGCGCTGGCGGCCGTGCGGCGCCAGGCGGCGCGTTGGGAGCTGCCGCTCACGGTGGTGGCCTACGAAGACCTCTTCGGGGGCTGGACGATGGACGCCGTGGCCCGCAGCACAGCCGGCTCCGGCCGCAGCCGCTCCTGCTGCACCTTCTGTGGAGTGCTGCGGCGCCGAGCCCTGGAGGAAGGGGCGCGCCGCGTGGGAGCCACGCACATCGTGACAG GTCACAACGCCGACGACATGGCGGAGACCGTGCTCATGAACTTCCTGCGGGGCGACGCGGGGCGGCTGGCCCGGGGCGGGGGCCTGGGCTCTCCGGGCGAGGGGGGCGCCCTGCCGCGCTGCCGCCCGCTGCAGTTCGCCTCGCAGAAGGAGGTGGTGCTGTACGCGCACTTCCGCCGCCTCGACTACTTCTCCGAGGAGTGCGTCTACGCGCCCGAGGCCTTCCGTGGTCACGCCCGGGACCTGCTCAAGCGCCTGGAGGCGGCGCGGCCGTCGGCGGTGCTGGACCTCGTGCACTCGGCCGAGCGCCTGGCGCTGGCCCCGGCCGCGCGGACCCCGCGCCCCGGCGCCTGCTCCCGCTGTGGGGCCCTGGCCAGTCGCGCGCTCTGCCAGGCCTGCGCACTACTGGACGGCCTGAACCGCGGCCGGCCCCGCCTGGCCATCGGCAAGGGCCGCCGGGGGCTGGACGAGGAGGCGATGCCGGGGACACCTGGGGATCCGGCCCGGGCCCCCACCTCCAAGGCCGTCCCCACCTTCTAG
- the SIGLEC9 gene encoding sialic acid-binding Ig-like lectin 9 isoform X4, translated as MLLLLLLLPLLWGRERVEGQRNNQKNYPLMMQESVTVQQGLCVHVLCSFSYPWYGWISSDPVHGYWFRAGARTDRDAPVATNNPARAVREDTRDRFHLLGDPQTKNCTLSIRDARSSDAGKYFFRVETGKTKWNYKYAPLSVHVTALTHRPNILIPGTLESGCPRNLTCSVPWACEQGTAPMISWMGTSVSPLDPSTTRSSVLTLIPQPQDHGTSLTCQVTFPGASVTTNKTIHLNVSYPPQNLTMTVFQGNDTVSIVLGNGSSVSVPEGPSLRLVCAVDSNPPARLSLSWGGLTLCPSQPSNPGVLELPRVHLRDEEEFTCRAQNLLGSQQVSLNVSLQSKATSGLTQGAVGAGATALVFLSFCVIFVVVP; from the exons atgctgctgctgctgctgctgctgcccctgctctgggggagggagagggtggaggGACAGAGGAATAACCAGAAGAATTACCCACTGATGATGCAGGAGTCTGTGACGGTGCAGCAGGGCCTGTGTGTCCATGTGCTTTGCTCCTTCTCCTACCCCTGGTATGGCTGGATTTCCTCTGACCCAGTTCATGGCTACTGGTTCCGGGCAGGGGCCCGTACAGACCGGGATGCTCCAGTGGCCACAAACAACCCAGCTCGGGCAGTGCGGGAGGACACTCGGGACCGATTCCACCTCCTTGGGGACCCACAGACCAAGAATTGCACCCTGAGCATCAGAGATGCCAGAAGCAGTGATGCAGGGAAGTACTTCTTTCGTGTGGAGACAGGAAAGACAAAATGGAATTATAAGTATGCCCCGCTCTCTGTGCATGTGACAG CCCTGACACACAGGCCCAACATCCTCATCCCAGGAACCCTAGAGTCCGGCTGCCCCCGGAATCTGACCTGCTCTGTGCCCTGGGCCTGTGAGCAGGGGACAGCCCCTATGATCTCCTGGATGGGGACCTCCGTGTCTCCCCTGGACCCCTCCACCACCCGCTCCTCGGTGCTCACCCTCATCCCACAGCCCCAGGACCACGGCACCAGCCTCACCTGTCAGGTGACCTTCCCTGGGGCCAGTGTGACCACGAACAAGACCATCCACCTCAACGTGTCCT ACCCCCCTCAGAACTTGACCATGACTGTCTTCCAAGGAAATGACACAG TATCCATAGTCCTGGGAAATGGCTCATCTGTTTCAGTCCCAGAGGGCCCGTCTCTGCGCCTGGTCTGTGCAGTTGACAGCAATCCGCCTGCCAGGCTGAGCCTGAGCTGGGGAGGCCTGACCCTGTGCCCTTCACAGCCCTCAAACCCGGGGGTGCTGGAGCTGCCTCGGGTGCACCTGAGGGATGAAGAGGAGTTCACCTGCAGAGCTCAGAACCTTCTGGGCTCTCAGCAGGTCTCCCTGAACGTCTCCCTGCAGA GTAAAGCCACATCGGGACTGACTCAGGGGGCGGTCGGAGCTGGAGCCACAGCCCTGGTCTTCCTGTCCTTCTGCGTCATCTTCGTCGT
- the SIGLEC9 gene encoding sialic acid-binding Ig-like lectin 9 isoform X8 — protein MLLLLLLLPLLWGRERVEGQRNNQKNYPLMMQESVTVQQGLCVHVLCSFSYPWYGWISSDPVHGYWFRAGARTDRDAPVATNNPARAVREDTRDRFHLLGDPQTKNCTLSIRDARSSDAGKYFFRVETGKTKWNYKYAPLSVHVTDPPQNLTMTVFQGNDTVSIVLGNGSSVSVPEGPSLRLVCAVDSNPPARLSLSWGGLTLCPSQPSNPGVLELPRVHLRDEEEFTCRAQNLLGSQQVSLNVSLQSKATSGLTQGAVGAGATALVFLSFCVIFVVVP, from the exons atgctgctgctgctgctgctgctgcccctgctctgggggagggagagggtggaggGACAGAGGAATAACCAGAAGAATTACCCACTGATGATGCAGGAGTCTGTGACGGTGCAGCAGGGCCTGTGTGTCCATGTGCTTTGCTCCTTCTCCTACCCCTGGTATGGCTGGATTTCCTCTGACCCAGTTCATGGCTACTGGTTCCGGGCAGGGGCCCGTACAGACCGGGATGCTCCAGTGGCCACAAACAACCCAGCTCGGGCAGTGCGGGAGGACACTCGGGACCGATTCCACCTCCTTGGGGACCCACAGACCAAGAATTGCACCCTGAGCATCAGAGATGCCAGAAGCAGTGATGCAGGGAAGTACTTCTTTCGTGTGGAGACAGGAAAGACAAAATGGAATTATAAGTATGCCCCGCTCTCTGTGCATGTGACAG ACCCCCCTCAGAACTTGACCATGACTGTCTTCCAAGGAAATGACACAG TATCCATAGTCCTGGGAAATGGCTCATCTGTTTCAGTCCCAGAGGGCCCGTCTCTGCGCCTGGTCTGTGCAGTTGACAGCAATCCGCCTGCCAGGCTGAGCCTGAGCTGGGGAGGCCTGACCCTGTGCCCTTCACAGCCCTCAAACCCGGGGGTGCTGGAGCTGCCTCGGGTGCACCTGAGGGATGAAGAGGAGTTCACCTGCAGAGCTCAGAACCTTCTGGGCTCTCAGCAGGTCTCCCTGAACGTCTCCCTGCAGA GTAAAGCCACATCGGGACTGACTCAGGGGGCGGTCGGAGCTGGAGCCACAGCCCTGGTCTTCCTGTCCTTCTGCGTCATCTTCGTCGT
- the SIGLEC9 gene encoding sialic acid-binding Ig-like lectin 9 isoform X1, whose amino-acid sequence MLLLLLLLPLLWGRERVEGQRNNQKNYPLMMQESVTVQQGLCVHVLCSFSYPWYGWISSDPVHGYWFRAGARTDRDAPVATNNPARAVREDTRDRFHLLGDPQTKNCTLSIRDARSSDAGKYFFRVETGKTKWNYKYAPLSVHVTALTHRPNILIPGTLESGCPRNLTCSVPWACEQGTAPMISWMGTSVSPLDPSTTRSSVLTLIPQPQDHGTSLTCQVTFPGASVTTNKTIHLNVSYPPQNLTMTVFQGNDTVSIVLGNGSSVSVPEGPSLRLVCAVDSNPPARLSLSWGGLTLCPSQPSNPGVLELPRVHLRDEEEFTCRAQNLLGSQQVSLNVSLQSKATSGLTQGAVGAGATALVFLSFCVIFVVVRSCRKKSARPVAGVGDVGIEDANAVRGSASQGSLTEPWAEDSPPDQPPPASARSSVGEEELQYASLSFQTVKPRDLQGQEATNTEYSEIKIHK is encoded by the exons atgctgctgctgctgctgctgctgcccctgctctgggggagggagagggtggaggGACAGAGGAATAACCAGAAGAATTACCCACTGATGATGCAGGAGTCTGTGACGGTGCAGCAGGGCCTGTGTGTCCATGTGCTTTGCTCCTTCTCCTACCCCTGGTATGGCTGGATTTCCTCTGACCCAGTTCATGGCTACTGGTTCCGGGCAGGGGCCCGTACAGACCGGGATGCTCCAGTGGCCACAAACAACCCAGCTCGGGCAGTGCGGGAGGACACTCGGGACCGATTCCACCTCCTTGGGGACCCACAGACCAAGAATTGCACCCTGAGCATCAGAGATGCCAGAAGCAGTGATGCAGGGAAGTACTTCTTTCGTGTGGAGACAGGAAAGACAAAATGGAATTATAAGTATGCCCCGCTCTCTGTGCATGTGACAG CCCTGACACACAGGCCCAACATCCTCATCCCAGGAACCCTAGAGTCCGGCTGCCCCCGGAATCTGACCTGCTCTGTGCCCTGGGCCTGTGAGCAGGGGACAGCCCCTATGATCTCCTGGATGGGGACCTCCGTGTCTCCCCTGGACCCCTCCACCACCCGCTCCTCGGTGCTCACCCTCATCCCACAGCCCCAGGACCACGGCACCAGCCTCACCTGTCAGGTGACCTTCCCTGGGGCCAGTGTGACCACGAACAAGACCATCCACCTCAACGTGTCCT ACCCCCCTCAGAACTTGACCATGACTGTCTTCCAAGGAAATGACACAG TATCCATAGTCCTGGGAAATGGCTCATCTGTTTCAGTCCCAGAGGGCCCGTCTCTGCGCCTGGTCTGTGCAGTTGACAGCAATCCGCCTGCCAGGCTGAGCCTGAGCTGGGGAGGCCTGACCCTGTGCCCTTCACAGCCCTCAAACCCGGGGGTGCTGGAGCTGCCTCGGGTGCACCTGAGGGATGAAGAGGAGTTCACCTGCAGAGCTCAGAACCTTCTGGGCTCTCAGCAGGTCTCCCTGAACGTCTCCCTGCAGA GTAAAGCCACATCGGGACTGACTCAGGGGGCGGTCGGAGCTGGAGCCACAGCCCTGGTCTTCCTGTCCTTCTGCGTCATCTTCGTCGT AGTGAGGTCCTGCAGGAAGAAATCAGCAAGGCCAGTCGCGGGCGTGGGGGATGTGGGCATAGAGGATGCAAACGCCGTCAGGGGCTCAGCCTCTCAG GGGTCCCTGACTGAACCCTGGGCAGAAGACAGTCCCCCAGACCAGCCTCCCCCAGCTTCTGCCCGCTCCTCAGTGGGGGAAGAAGAGCTCCAGTATGCATCCCTCAGCTTCCAGACGGTGAAGCCTCGGGACTTGCAGGGACAGGAGGCCACTAACACCGAGTACTCGGAGATCAAGATCCACAAATGA
- the SIGLEC9 gene encoding sialic acid-binding Ig-like lectin 9 isoform X5, protein MLLLLLLLPLLWGRERVEGQRNNQKNYPLMMQESVTVQQGLCVHVLCSFSYPWYGWISSDPVHGYWFRAGARTDRDAPVATNNPARAVREDTRDRFHLLGDPQTKNCTLSIRDARSSDAGKYFFRVETGKTKWNYKYAPLSVHVTDPPQNLTMTVFQGNDTVSIVLGNGSSVSVPEGPSLRLVCAVDSNPPARLSLSWGGLTLCPSQPSNPGVLELPRVHLRDEEEFTCRAQNLLGSQQVSLNVSLQSKATSGLTQGAVGAGATALVFLSFCVIFVVVRSCRKKSARPVAGVGDVGIEDANAVRGSASQGSLTEPWAEDSPPDQPPPASARSSVGEEELQYASLSFQTVKPRDLQGQEATNTEYSEIKIHK, encoded by the exons atgctgctgctgctgctgctgctgcccctgctctgggggagggagagggtggaggGACAGAGGAATAACCAGAAGAATTACCCACTGATGATGCAGGAGTCTGTGACGGTGCAGCAGGGCCTGTGTGTCCATGTGCTTTGCTCCTTCTCCTACCCCTGGTATGGCTGGATTTCCTCTGACCCAGTTCATGGCTACTGGTTCCGGGCAGGGGCCCGTACAGACCGGGATGCTCCAGTGGCCACAAACAACCCAGCTCGGGCAGTGCGGGAGGACACTCGGGACCGATTCCACCTCCTTGGGGACCCACAGACCAAGAATTGCACCCTGAGCATCAGAGATGCCAGAAGCAGTGATGCAGGGAAGTACTTCTTTCGTGTGGAGACAGGAAAGACAAAATGGAATTATAAGTATGCCCCGCTCTCTGTGCATGTGACAG ACCCCCCTCAGAACTTGACCATGACTGTCTTCCAAGGAAATGACACAG TATCCATAGTCCTGGGAAATGGCTCATCTGTTTCAGTCCCAGAGGGCCCGTCTCTGCGCCTGGTCTGTGCAGTTGACAGCAATCCGCCTGCCAGGCTGAGCCTGAGCTGGGGAGGCCTGACCCTGTGCCCTTCACAGCCCTCAAACCCGGGGGTGCTGGAGCTGCCTCGGGTGCACCTGAGGGATGAAGAGGAGTTCACCTGCAGAGCTCAGAACCTTCTGGGCTCTCAGCAGGTCTCCCTGAACGTCTCCCTGCAGA GTAAAGCCACATCGGGACTGACTCAGGGGGCGGTCGGAGCTGGAGCCACAGCCCTGGTCTTCCTGTCCTTCTGCGTCATCTTCGTCGT AGTGAGGTCCTGCAGGAAGAAATCAGCAAGGCCAGTCGCGGGCGTGGGGGATGTGGGCATAGAGGATGCAAACGCCGTCAGGGGCTCAGCCTCTCAG GGGTCCCTGACTGAACCCTGGGCAGAAGACAGTCCCCCAGACCAGCCTCCCCCAGCTTCTGCCCGCTCCTCAGTGGGGGAAGAAGAGCTCCAGTATGCATCCCTCAGCTTCCAGACGGTGAAGCCTCGGGACTTGCAGGGACAGGAGGCCACTAACACCGAGTACTCGGAGATCAAGATCCACAAATGA
- the SIGLEC9 gene encoding sialic acid-binding Ig-like lectin 9 isoform X6: MLLLLLLLPLLWGRERVEGQRNNQKNYPLMMQESVTVQQGLCVHVLCSFSYPWYGWISSDPVHGYWFRAGARTDRDAPVATNNPARAVREDTRDRFHLLGDPQTKNCTLSIRDARSSDAGKYFFRVETGKTKWNYKYAPLSVHVTVSIVLGNGSSVSVPEGPSLRLVCAVDSNPPARLSLSWGGLTLCPSQPSNPGVLELPRVHLRDEEEFTCRAQNLLGSQQVSLNVSLQSKATSGLTQGAVGAGATALVFLSFCVIFVVVRSCRKKSARPVAGVGDVGIEDANAVRGSASQGSLTEPWAEDSPPDQPPPASARSSVGEEELQYASLSFQTVKPRDLQGQEATNTEYSEIKIHK, encoded by the exons atgctgctgctgctgctgctgctgcccctgctctgggggagggagagggtggaggGACAGAGGAATAACCAGAAGAATTACCCACTGATGATGCAGGAGTCTGTGACGGTGCAGCAGGGCCTGTGTGTCCATGTGCTTTGCTCCTTCTCCTACCCCTGGTATGGCTGGATTTCCTCTGACCCAGTTCATGGCTACTGGTTCCGGGCAGGGGCCCGTACAGACCGGGATGCTCCAGTGGCCACAAACAACCCAGCTCGGGCAGTGCGGGAGGACACTCGGGACCGATTCCACCTCCTTGGGGACCCACAGACCAAGAATTGCACCCTGAGCATCAGAGATGCCAGAAGCAGTGATGCAGGGAAGTACTTCTTTCGTGTGGAGACAGGAAAGACAAAATGGAATTATAAGTATGCCCCGCTCTCTGTGCATGTGACAG TATCCATAGTCCTGGGAAATGGCTCATCTGTTTCAGTCCCAGAGGGCCCGTCTCTGCGCCTGGTCTGTGCAGTTGACAGCAATCCGCCTGCCAGGCTGAGCCTGAGCTGGGGAGGCCTGACCCTGTGCCCTTCACAGCCCTCAAACCCGGGGGTGCTGGAGCTGCCTCGGGTGCACCTGAGGGATGAAGAGGAGTTCACCTGCAGAGCTCAGAACCTTCTGGGCTCTCAGCAGGTCTCCCTGAACGTCTCCCTGCAGA GTAAAGCCACATCGGGACTGACTCAGGGGGCGGTCGGAGCTGGAGCCACAGCCCTGGTCTTCCTGTCCTTCTGCGTCATCTTCGTCGT AGTGAGGTCCTGCAGGAAGAAATCAGCAAGGCCAGTCGCGGGCGTGGGGGATGTGGGCATAGAGGATGCAAACGCCGTCAGGGGCTCAGCCTCTCAG GGGTCCCTGACTGAACCCTGGGCAGAAGACAGTCCCCCAGACCAGCCTCCCCCAGCTTCTGCCCGCTCCTCAGTGGGGGAAGAAGAGCTCCAGTATGCATCCCTCAGCTTCCAGACGGTGAAGCCTCGGGACTTGCAGGGACAGGAGGCCACTAACACCGAGTACTCGGAGATCAAGATCCACAAATGA
- the SIGLEC9 gene encoding sialic acid-binding Ig-like lectin 9 isoform X3 — MLLLLLLLPLLWGRERVEGQRNNQKNYPLMMQESVTVQQGLCVHVLCSFSYPWYGWISSDPVHGYWFRAGARTDRDAPVATNNPARAVREDTRDRFHLLGDPQTKNCTLSIRDARSSDAGKYFFRVETGKTKWNYKYAPLSVHVTALTHRPNILIPGTLESGCPRNLTCSVPWACEQGTAPMISWMGTSVSPLDPSTTRSSVLTLIPQPQDHGTSLTCQVTFPGASVTTNKTIHLNVSYPPQNLTMTVFQGNDTVSIVLGNGSSVSVPEGPSLRLVCAVDSNPPARLSLSWGGLTLCPSQPSNPGVLELPRVHLRDEEEFTCRAQNLLGSQQVSLNVSLQSKATSGLTQGAVGAGATALVFLSFCVIFVVGP; from the exons atgctgctgctgctgctgctgctgcccctgctctgggggagggagagggtggaggGACAGAGGAATAACCAGAAGAATTACCCACTGATGATGCAGGAGTCTGTGACGGTGCAGCAGGGCCTGTGTGTCCATGTGCTTTGCTCCTTCTCCTACCCCTGGTATGGCTGGATTTCCTCTGACCCAGTTCATGGCTACTGGTTCCGGGCAGGGGCCCGTACAGACCGGGATGCTCCAGTGGCCACAAACAACCCAGCTCGGGCAGTGCGGGAGGACACTCGGGACCGATTCCACCTCCTTGGGGACCCACAGACCAAGAATTGCACCCTGAGCATCAGAGATGCCAGAAGCAGTGATGCAGGGAAGTACTTCTTTCGTGTGGAGACAGGAAAGACAAAATGGAATTATAAGTATGCCCCGCTCTCTGTGCATGTGACAG CCCTGACACACAGGCCCAACATCCTCATCCCAGGAACCCTAGAGTCCGGCTGCCCCCGGAATCTGACCTGCTCTGTGCCCTGGGCCTGTGAGCAGGGGACAGCCCCTATGATCTCCTGGATGGGGACCTCCGTGTCTCCCCTGGACCCCTCCACCACCCGCTCCTCGGTGCTCACCCTCATCCCACAGCCCCAGGACCACGGCACCAGCCTCACCTGTCAGGTGACCTTCCCTGGGGCCAGTGTGACCACGAACAAGACCATCCACCTCAACGTGTCCT ACCCCCCTCAGAACTTGACCATGACTGTCTTCCAAGGAAATGACACAG TATCCATAGTCCTGGGAAATGGCTCATCTGTTTCAGTCCCAGAGGGCCCGTCTCTGCGCCTGGTCTGTGCAGTTGACAGCAATCCGCCTGCCAGGCTGAGCCTGAGCTGGGGAGGCCTGACCCTGTGCCCTTCACAGCCCTCAAACCCGGGGGTGCTGGAGCTGCCTCGGGTGCACCTGAGGGATGAAGAGGAGTTCACCTGCAGAGCTCAGAACCTTCTGGGCTCTCAGCAGGTCTCCCTGAACGTCTCCCTGCAGA GTAAAGCCACATCGGGACTGACTCAGGGGGCGGTCGGAGCTGGAGCCACAGCCCTGGTCTTCCTGTCCTTCTGCGTCATCTTCGTCGT GGGTCCCTGA
- the SIGLEC9 gene encoding sialic acid-binding Ig-like lectin 9 isoform X7 gives MISWMGTSVSPLDPSTTRSSVLTLIPQPQDHGTSLTCQVTFPGASVTTNKTIHLNVSYPPQNLTMTVFQGNDTVSIVLGNGSSVSVPEGPSLRLVCAVDSNPPARLSLSWGGLTLCPSQPSNPGVLELPRVHLRDEEEFTCRAQNLLGSQQVSLNVSLQSKATSGLTQGAVGAGATALVFLSFCVIFVVVRSCRKKSARPVAGVGDVGIEDANAVRGSASQGSLTEPWAEDSPPDQPPPASARSSVGEEELQYASLSFQTVKPRDLQGQEATNTEYSEIKIHK, from the exons ATGATCTCCTGGATGGGGACCTCCGTGTCTCCCCTGGACCCCTCCACCACCCGCTCCTCGGTGCTCACCCTCATCCCACAGCCCCAGGACCACGGCACCAGCCTCACCTGTCAGGTGACCTTCCCTGGGGCCAGTGTGACCACGAACAAGACCATCCACCTCAACGTGTCCT ACCCCCCTCAGAACTTGACCATGACTGTCTTCCAAGGAAATGACACAG TATCCATAGTCCTGGGAAATGGCTCATCTGTTTCAGTCCCAGAGGGCCCGTCTCTGCGCCTGGTCTGTGCAGTTGACAGCAATCCGCCTGCCAGGCTGAGCCTGAGCTGGGGAGGCCTGACCCTGTGCCCTTCACAGCCCTCAAACCCGGGGGTGCTGGAGCTGCCTCGGGTGCACCTGAGGGATGAAGAGGAGTTCACCTGCAGAGCTCAGAACCTTCTGGGCTCTCAGCAGGTCTCCCTGAACGTCTCCCTGCAGA GTAAAGCCACATCGGGACTGACTCAGGGGGCGGTCGGAGCTGGAGCCACAGCCCTGGTCTTCCTGTCCTTCTGCGTCATCTTCGTCGT AGTGAGGTCCTGCAGGAAGAAATCAGCAAGGCCAGTCGCGGGCGTGGGGGATGTGGGCATAGAGGATGCAAACGCCGTCAGGGGCTCAGCCTCTCAG GGGTCCCTGACTGAACCCTGGGCAGAAGACAGTCCCCCAGACCAGCCTCCCCCAGCTTCTGCCCGCTCCTCAGTGGGGGAAGAAGAGCTCCAGTATGCATCCCTCAGCTTCCAGACGGTGAAGCCTCGGGACTTGCAGGGACAGGAGGCCACTAACACCGAGTACTCGGAGATCAAGATCCACAAATGA